From a single Streptomyces misionensis genomic region:
- a CDS encoding PQQ-dependent dehydrogenase, methanol/ethanol family, whose product MTVDYVDAGEAVDQGNLSGKVAGGEVAPPVTAGIDYERILHAREEPQNWLTYYGAYNGQRYSPLDQINTENVRRIGPAWVFQAGTTGLIAGASTYSFEAAPIVVDGVMFLSGWDGWVWALDAKTGVEIWRYKHAVPFDVSLCCGNVNRGVAVAQGKVFFVTANARLLALDARTGKRVWDRTYGDVRAGESATVAPLIVKNLVIVGSSGGEFGVRGHLDAFDLETGEHQWRCYTVPKPGEPGAETWPADGEAWARGGANCWLTGTFDPETNLLYVGTGNPAPDFDGAVREGDNLFTDCIIAVDVDSGRIRWHYQCTPHDLWDYDSIGECILFEQDGRKLLGHFDKNGYFFVLDRTNGERVGITPFVDRITWGAITRDGQVTAKLYPDKEGEPVHFYPGPAGAKEWTHAAYSPRTGLFYVPVQDTGATATRRRREFKESIPYWGAGVQVDIEDMAGSVSAFDANGEEKWRWRNELPMCASVLATGGDLVFAGEPSGEFDAFDARTGELLWQFQCGSGHHSSPTTYMVDGRQYIAVPVGWGGWAEGFLPGMLGAGHGSALMVFALPEPV is encoded by the coding sequence ATGACCGTCGACTACGTGGACGCGGGCGAGGCCGTCGACCAGGGAAACCTGAGCGGCAAGGTGGCGGGCGGCGAGGTCGCACCGCCGGTGACGGCCGGCATCGACTACGAACGCATCCTCCACGCCCGTGAGGAACCCCAGAACTGGCTCACCTACTACGGCGCCTACAACGGCCAGCGCTACAGCCCGCTGGACCAGATCAACACGGAGAACGTCAGGCGCATCGGCCCCGCGTGGGTCTTCCAGGCCGGTACGACCGGGCTGATCGCGGGCGCGTCGACGTACTCGTTCGAGGCCGCCCCGATCGTCGTGGACGGGGTCATGTTCCTGTCCGGCTGGGACGGCTGGGTGTGGGCCCTCGACGCGAAGACCGGCGTGGAGATCTGGCGGTACAAGCATGCCGTCCCCTTCGACGTGTCCCTGTGCTGCGGAAACGTCAACCGGGGAGTCGCGGTGGCGCAGGGCAAGGTCTTCTTCGTCACGGCGAACGCGCGGCTGCTCGCGCTCGACGCCCGCACCGGGAAACGGGTGTGGGACCGCACCTACGGCGACGTCCGGGCCGGGGAGAGCGCGACCGTCGCCCCGCTGATCGTGAAGAACCTGGTGATCGTGGGGAGTTCGGGCGGCGAGTTCGGCGTGCGTGGGCACCTCGACGCGTTCGACCTCGAGACCGGCGAGCACCAGTGGCGCTGCTACACCGTGCCGAAGCCCGGGGAGCCGGGCGCCGAGACCTGGCCGGCCGACGGCGAGGCGTGGGCGCGCGGCGGGGCCAACTGCTGGCTCACCGGCACCTTCGACCCGGAGACGAACCTGCTGTACGTCGGCACCGGCAACCCGGCGCCCGACTTCGACGGTGCCGTCCGCGAGGGCGACAACCTGTTCACGGACTGCATCATCGCCGTCGACGTGGACAGCGGCCGGATCCGCTGGCACTACCAGTGCACCCCGCACGACCTGTGGGACTACGACAGCATCGGCGAGTGCATCCTGTTCGAGCAGGACGGGCGCAAACTGCTGGGCCACTTCGACAAGAACGGCTACTTCTTCGTCCTCGACCGCACCAACGGCGAGCGGGTCGGGATCACCCCCTTCGTGGACCGCATCACCTGGGGCGCGATCACCCGGGACGGCCAGGTGACGGCCAAGCTGTACCCCGACAAGGAGGGCGAGCCGGTCCACTTCTACCCGGGTCCGGCCGGCGCCAAGGAGTGGACGCACGCGGCCTACAGCCCCAGGACCGGGTTGTTCTACGTCCCGGTCCAGGACACGGGCGCCACGGCGACCCGGCGCCGCCGGGAGTTCAAGGAGTCCATCCCGTACTGGGGCGCCGGCGTCCAGGTGGACATCGAGGACATGGCGGGATCCGTGAGCGCGTTCGACGCGAACGGCGAGGAGAAGTGGCGCTGGCGCAACGAACTGCCCATGTGCGCCTCGGTGCTGGCCACCGGCGGCGACCTGGTGTTCGCCGGTGAGCCCTCCGGCGAGTTCGACGCGTTCGACGCCCGCACCGGGGAGCTGCTGTGGCAGTTCCAGTGCGGGAGCGGCCACCACAGCAGCCCGACCACCTACATGGTCGACGGCAGGCAGTACATCGCCGTACCGGTCGGCTGGGGCGGCTGGGCCGAGGGGTTCCTCCCCGGCATGCTCGGCGCGGGACACGGCAGCGCCCTGATGGTCTTCGCCCTTCCGGAACCGGTCTAG
- the pqqA gene encoding pyrroloquinoline quinone precursor peptide PqqA, producing the protein MECELAVWETPDFDEIVVAAEVTMYLARLED; encoded by the coding sequence ATGGAGTGCGAGCTCGCTGTGTGGGAGACACCCGACTTCGACGAGATCGTGGTCGCGGCCGAGGTGACCATGTACCTCGCCCGGCTGGAGGACTAG